Proteins encoded together in one Candidatus Babeliales bacterium window:
- the truB gene encoding tRNA pseudouridine(55) synthase TruB, with amino-acid sequence MQNETIHGFLVLNKPKGAISFDCIRVLKKFFPKKTKIGHTGTLDDVAQGLLIICIGKEATRCSGAIMNVRKEYEVTAKLGELTDSLDAMGKVLETHEAGHVTRADLEGALAQLGTSYLQTPPIYSALKHEGKPLYKLARRELLAPEALEEIIQTKKRVVQLYETQLLDFNKPYFSLRACVSKGTYVRSLAHDLAGKLGLPATTYELIRTGIGGITLRDAVELDALKSHEDVVSKLLTIEEMTGKLGFE; translated from the coding sequence ATGCAAAACGAAACTATCCACGGCTTTCTTGTCTTAAACAAACCAAAAGGCGCTATCTCTTTTGACTGCATTCGTGTGCTCAAAAAATTCTTTCCCAAAAAAACAAAGATTGGGCACACCGGCACGCTGGACGACGTTGCCCAGGGCTTGCTGATCATTTGCATTGGCAAAGAGGCTACGCGGTGCTCTGGGGCCATTATGAACGTACGGAAAGAGTATGAAGTGACCGCCAAGCTTGGTGAGCTGACTGACTCATTGGACGCCATGGGCAAGGTTTTAGAAACGCATGAAGCTGGGCACGTGACCCGCGCAGACCTTGAAGGTGCGCTGGCTCAGTTAGGGACGAGTTATCTGCAAACACCACCCATTTATTCTGCCCTCAAGCACGAAGGTAAGCCGCTTTACAAGTTGGCACGCCGTGAGCTCTTAGCGCCTGAGGCTTTGGAAGAGATTATTCAAACTAAAAAGCGTGTTGTACAATTGTATGAAACACAGCTTCTTGATTTTAACAAACCCTATTTTTCTTTGCGTGCCTGCGTTTCTAAGGGAACGTATGTGCGTTCTTTGGCGCACGATCTTGCCGGCAAGCTTGGTCTGCCAGCAACAACCTACGAATTAATTCGTACCGGCATTGGAGGCATTACGTTGCGTGATGCGGTTGAACTTGATGCGTTAAAGTCGCATGAAGA